A genomic region of Candidatus Bathyarchaeota archaeon contains the following coding sequences:
- a CDS encoding hydroxymethylglutaryl-CoA reductase, degradative, whose protein sequence is MEKTSRIPGFYNLSPSERLKLVKEFAELTDDEVKLLQSTGALSLEQANRMIENVIGVMPIPLGIATNFLINNKDYLIPMAIEEPSVVAAASNAARIVRESGGFFTSSTGPLMIGQIQLINVPAPYAARLTVLSHKEEIIKKANEQDPVLVAHGGGAIDVQAKVIYTSIGKMLITEIIVDCRDAMGANVVNTMSEAVAPLLEDLTGGKALLRIVSNLATKRLMRAKAVVSKDVLGGEEVVDGIIAAYEFAASDPYRCATHNKGIMNGVTAVVLATGNDTRAVEAGAHAYAALNGKYKPLSCWEKDEKGNLIGSIELPIAVGLIGGATATHPIAKIARKILGVKTATELGEVIAAVGLAQNLAALRALATEGIQKGHMKLHARNIAIMAGATGELIEKIARRMIEEKKIRVDRAAELLKEYLEKKTI, encoded by the coding sequence TTGGAAAAAACATCTAGAATTCCAGGTTTTTATAATCTTTCTCCAAGTGAAAGATTGAAACTTGTAAAAGAATTTGCTGAATTAACTGATGATGAAGTTAAACTTCTTCAATCTACTGGTGCATTAAGTTTAGAACAAGCAAATCGTATGATAGAAAATGTTATTGGGGTTATGCCTATTCCGCTTGGAATAGCAACAAACTTCCTGATAAATAATAAGGATTATTTAATTCCAATGGCTATAGAAGAACCTTCAGTGGTAGCAGCTGCGAGTAATGCTGCTAGAATTGTAAGAGAAAGTGGAGGGTTCTTCACTAGTAGCACAGGACCATTAATGATTGGACAAATTCAATTAATTAATGTTCCAGCTCCTTATGCAGCTAGATTAACAGTATTATCCCATAAAGAGGAAATAATTAAAAAAGCTAATGAACAAGATCCTGTACTTGTAGCTCATGGTGGAGGTGCAATAGATGTACAAGCTAAAGTAATATATACTTCTATTGGTAAAATGTTAATAACCGAGATTATTGTTGATTGCAGGGATGCTATGGGTGCTAATGTTGTAAATACTATGTCGGAAGCTGTTGCTCCCCTTCTTGAAGATCTTACAGGTGGAAAAGCTCTTTTAAGAATAGTTTCTAATTTAGCTACTAAAAGATTAATGCGTGCTAAAGCGGTTGTATCTAAAGATGTTTTGGGTGGGGAAGAAGTTGTTGATGGTATAATAGCAGCGTATGAATTTGCAGCATCAGATCCATATAGGTGTGCAACCCATAATAAAGGCATAATGAATGGAGTGACTGCGGTTGTTTTAGCAACTGGAAACGATACTAGAGCTGTAGAAGCAGGAGCTCACGCTTATGCAGCTTTAAACGGCAAATATAAACCTTTATCATGTTGGGAAAAAGATGAGAAAGGAAACTTAATTGGTTCTATAGAGCTCCCTATAGCTGTAGGACTAATTGGAGGTGCAACAGCAACACATCCAATAGCAAAAATAGCTAGAAAAATATTAGGTGTTAAAACTGCAACAGAATTAGGAGAAGTTATAGCTGCTGTTGGTTTAGCTCAAAATTTAGCAGCTTTAAGAGCTTTAGCAACAGAAGGTATTCAAAAAGGTCATATGAAACTTCATGCTAGAAATATAGCTATAATGGCTGGAGCTACTGGAGAATTAATTGAGAAAATAGCTAGAAGAATGATTGAAGAAAAAAAGATTAGAGTTGATAGAGCTGCTGAACTTCTTAAAGAATATTTAGAGAAAAAAACAATTTAA
- a CDS encoding NADP-dependent malic enzyme: MNSNYDELIKKATLPGKISLKYHEFYRGKIEVVPKCPLKTFDDFSIWYTPGVAEPCKIIKDNLEKVYEYTNKWNNVAIVTDGTRVLGLGDIGPEASLPVMEGKALLFKILGGVDAFPICLSTTNPDEIIKVVNWIQPSFGGINLEDIAQPKCFKILYELRRSLNIPVWHDDQQGTGTVVLAGLINALKLVNKKINEVQIALIGAGAAGIAIANIITKAGVKPGNLIIVDSKGILHQDRMDLQEEKRMWALKTNREGRIGGIHEAMKDADVCIAVSKPGPKVITEEMIKKMSDNPIVFACANPIPEIWPWEAKKAGAKIVATGRSDFPNQINNSLGFPGIFRGALDVRAKTITDEMCIAAAYEIAKVAEEKGLNEDYIIPSMEDFDVYPREASAVAEKAIEENIARVKLSRKEVYEKAFSIIKESQEKLKYLVKMGFIKEPPKIDF; this comes from the coding sequence ATGAATAGTAATTATGATGAATTAATTAAAAAAGCAACTCTTCCAGGAAAAATATCCTTAAAGTATCATGAGTTTTATCGTGGAAAAATAGAGGTTGTCCCCAAATGTCCTTTAAAAACTTTTGATGATTTTTCAATTTGGTATACTCCTGGAGTTGCTGAACCATGCAAAATTATTAAAGATAACTTAGAAAAGGTTTATGAATACACTAATAAATGGAATAATGTAGCAATAGTAACTGATGGAACTAGAGTCCTTGGGTTAGGTGATATAGGACCAGAAGCAAGCCTTCCAGTAATGGAGGGGAAAGCATTACTTTTCAAGATTTTAGGAGGGGTAGATGCTTTTCCAATATGTTTATCTACAACAAACCCGGATGAAATCATTAAAGTTGTTAACTGGATTCAACCAAGTTTTGGTGGAATAAATCTAGAAGATATAGCTCAACCTAAATGTTTTAAAATTTTATATGAATTAAGAAGAAGCCTTAATATTCCTGTATGGCATGATGATCAACAAGGTACAGGAACAGTTGTTTTAGCAGGATTAATAAATGCTTTAAAACTTGTAAACAAAAAAATTAATGAAGTTCAAATAGCATTAATAGGAGCTGGAGCCGCAGGAATAGCAATAGCTAATATAATCACTAAAGCAGGAGTAAAACCAGGTAACTTAATTATCGTTGATAGTAAAGGTATTCTTCATCAAGATAGAATGGATCTTCAAGAAGAAAAAAGGATGTGGGCTTTAAAAACAAATAGAGAAGGAAGGATTGGGGGAATTCATGAAGCAATGAAAGATGCAGATGTTTGTATAGCTGTTTCAAAACCTGGACCTAAAGTTATAACTGAGGAAATGATTAAAAAAATGAGTGATAACCCTATAGTTTTTGCTTGCGCTAATCCAATTCCAGAGATATGGCCTTGGGAAGCTAAAAAAGCTGGAGCTAAAATTGTAGCTACTGGAAGATCTGACTTTCCAAATCAAATTAATAATTCTTTAGGTTTTCCAGGAATATTTAGAGGGGCTTTAGATGTAAGAGCTAAAACAATCACAGATGAAATGTGTATAGCAGCAGCTTATGAAATAGCTAAAGTAGCTGAAGAAAAAGGGTTAAATGAAGATTATATAATTCCATCAATGGAGGATTTTGATGTGTATCCTAGAGAAGCTTCAGCAGTAGCTGAAAAAGCTATTGAAGAAAATATTGCTAGAGTAAAGTTAAGCCGGAAGGAGGTTTATGAAAAGGCGTTTTCAATAATTAAAGAATCTCAAGAAAAGTTAAAGTATTTAGTAAAAATGGGATTTATTAAGGAACCTCCAAAAATCGATTTTTAA
- the fni gene encoding type 2 isopentenyl-diphosphate Delta-isomerase has translation MSEKIKLRKLDHLMISLTKKVESHKQSGFNDVTLIHNALPEVNKDEIDLSIKLFGCNLNAPLIVEPMTGGTLKAMKINASLAEAAEKLKLGIGVGSQRAALEDSSLKKTYTIVREKASTTLVLANIGCSQILGEKGLERAKEAVDMINANALTIHLNPLQESIQPEGETNFKGVLNAISQVIKELSVPVIIKETGAGISMEVAKKLESIGVKFIDVAGLGGTSWASVEYYRAKTNFNKTLEALGKTFWDWGIPTVASLIEVKSSTKIKVIASGGIRTGLDVAKSIALGAEAAGLALPLLKQAVKGVKHTIEFLKIIIEELKTAMFLTGSKNLNELRNAPVIISGETSEWLFRRGINLNSYSAKR, from the coding sequence ATGTCAGAAAAAATTAAATTAAGAAAACTTGATCATTTAATGATTAGCCTTACAAAAAAAGTGGAATCCCATAAACAATCAGGATTTAATGATGTAACTTTAATTCATAATGCTTTACCTGAAGTAAATAAAGATGAAATAGATTTATCAATAAAATTGTTTGGATGCAATTTAAATGCTCCTTTAATAGTTGAGCCAATGACTGGTGGAACATTAAAAGCTATGAAGATAAACGCTTCATTAGCTGAAGCAGCTGAAAAACTTAAATTAGGTATTGGTGTTGGAAGCCAAAGAGCTGCATTAGAAGATTCTTCATTAAAAAAAACTTACACTATAGTTAGAGAGAAAGCTTCAACAACTCTTGTTTTAGCAAATATTGGATGCTCGCAAATTTTAGGTGAAAAAGGTCTTGAAAGAGCTAAAGAAGCTGTTGATATGATTAATGCAAATGCTTTAACAATTCATTTAAATCCTCTTCAAGAATCAATTCAACCCGAAGGAGAAACAAACTTCAAAGGTGTTTTAAATGCAATTTCTCAAGTAATCAAAGAGTTGAGTGTTCCAGTAATTATTAAAGAAACTGGAGCAGGTATATCTATGGAAGTTGCTAAAAAACTAGAAAGTATAGGTGTGAAATTTATTGATGTGGCTGGTTTAGGTGGAACAAGCTGGGCTAGCGTTGAATACTATAGAGCTAAAACAAATTTTAATAAAACTCTTGAAGCTTTAGGAAAAACATTTTGGGACTGGGGAATCCCAACTGTTGCAAGCTTAATTGAAGTTAAATCAAGCACGAAAATTAAGGTGATAGCTTCTGGAGGAATTAGAACAGGACTTGATGTAGCTAAATCTATAGCTTTAGGAGCTGAAGCGGCTGGTTTAGCATTGCCACTATTAAAACAGGCTGTAAAAGGAGTAAAGCATACAATAGAATTTTTAAAAATAATAATTGAAGAATTAAAAACAGCAATGTTTTTAACAGGTTCAAAAAACTTAAATGAATTAAGAAATGCCCCAGTGATTATTTCTGGAGAAACCTCAGAATGGCTCTTTAGAAGAGGCATAAACCTTAATAGTTATAGTGCGAAACGTTAA
- the rpsB gene encoding 30S ribosomal protein S2, with protein MVEKEAKTEETLLLPLEELLAAGLHIGTRVKTEDMEKYIYRVRPDGLYILNIGETDKKIRIAAKFISRFEPSRVLVTSSRLYGKTPVEKFCEVTRTVPVVGRFLPGFISNPIHPKHFDPQLVIVTDPRADSQAVQEASSAGIPVVALCDSDNSFKNVDLVIPTNNKGRRALAMVYWLLARQVLRERGEIPPDGNLSYSVDDFETKLVSSIQKTGENE; from the coding sequence TTGGTTGAAAAAGAAGCAAAAACCGAGGAGACGCTTCTTCTTCCTCTTGAAGAATTACTAGCAGCTGGTCTTCATATAGGTACAAGAGTTAAAACTGAAGATATGGAAAAATATATTTATCGTGTTAGACCTGACGGTTTGTATATTCTTAATATTGGAGAAACAGATAAGAAAATAAGGATAGCTGCTAAATTCATCTCTAGATTTGAACCTTCCAGAGTTTTAGTTACTTCATCAAGACTTTATGGAAAAACACCAGTAGAAAAATTCTGTGAAGTAACTAGAACAGTTCCTGTTGTTGGAAGATTTTTACCAGGCTTTATTTCTAATCCTATTCACCCAAAACATTTTGATCCTCAACTCGTTATAGTAACTGATCCTCGAGCTGATTCACAAGCAGTTCAAGAAGCTTCATCTGCTGGAATACCTGTAGTAGCTTTATGCGATAGTGATAATTCATTTAAAAATGTAGATTTAGTTATTCCAACAAACAATAAAGGGAGAAGAGCTTTAGCTATGGTATATTGGCTTTTAGCTAGACAAGTTTTAAGAGAACGTGGAGAGATACCGCCAGATGGTAACCTTTCTTATTCAGTAGATGATTTTGAAACAAAACTTGTTTCATCAATTCAAAAAACTGGTGAAAATGAGTGA
- the hypB gene encoding hydrogenase nickel incorporation protein HypB, which yields MLEVEVQEDLLEANKRLAEANRKIFDKYGVKVIDVMGSVGSGKTSLIEEIVKKIKDKYKIAMIAGDVTTRIDADRVLRHGVQTLQINTGKECHLDALMIKKALTKLDLKNLNLIFIENVGNLICPADFPLGAHERLVVVSVTEGPYTIRKHPYIFIDANVIAINKVDLAEAMGINIKELIKDAKNVNPKCEVIVTSAKTGEGIEKLIKALKI from the coding sequence ATGCTTGAAGTTGAAGTTCAAGAAGATTTACTTGAAGCTAATAAACGTTTAGCTGAAGCAAACAGGAAAATTTTTGATAAATATGGAGTAAAAGTTATAGATGTTATGGGTTCTGTAGGATCTGGGAAAACATCATTAATTGAAGAAATAGTTAAAAAAATTAAGGACAAATATAAAATAGCTATGATTGCGGGAGATGTTACAACTCGAATAGATGCTGATAGAGTTTTAAGACATGGTGTGCAAACTTTACAAATAAACACAGGTAAAGAATGTCATTTAGATGCTTTAATGATTAAAAAAGCTTTAACAAAGCTTGATTTAAAAAATTTAAACTTAATTTTCATAGAGAATGTTGGTAATTTAATTTGTCCAGCTGATTTTCCTTTAGGAGCTCATGAAAGACTCGTTGTAGTGAGTGTAACTGAAGGACCATATACTATTCGAAAGCATCCATACATATTTATTGATGCTAACGTAATAGCAATAAATAAAGTGGATTTAGCTGAAGCTATGGGTATTAACATTAAAGAGTTAATTAAAGATGCTAAAAATGTTAATCCAAAATGTGAAGTTATAGTTACAAGCGCTAAAACAGGTGAAGGAATAGAAAAATTGATTAAAGCACTTAAAATTTAA
- a CDS encoding DNA-directed RNA polymerase subunit N — protein sequence MMIPIRCFTCGKLIGDKWEEFSRRIKEGENPKKVLDDLGVTRYCCRRMLISHVEAIDEFLGYFQKKPIQK from the coding sequence ATGATGATTCCAATCAGATGTTTTACATGTGGAAAACTGATCGGAGATAAATGGGAAGAATTCTCAAGAAGAATTAAAGAAGGGGAAAACCCGAAAAAGGTTTTAGATGACTTGGGAGTTACACGATATTGTTGTAGAAGAATGCTAATTTCACATGTGGAAGCTATAGATGAATTTTTAGGATACTTTCAAAAGAAACCTATCCAAAAATAA
- a CDS encoding Mov34/MPN/PAD-1 family protein, producing MFKIKLKASVLQKILEYTKKPYEQIGLLIGKLSEGGLIVTDAIHGEGFSTDSCTVFPPETLAKVMDDILKGKINGNIVGWYHSHIGCGVFMSNIDIQTQLKLQQFSPYIIALVVDPIAGEFGVFSYDYHYGLIQFSEDQIEIF from the coding sequence TTGTTTAAAATTAAACTAAAAGCTTCAGTTTTACAAAAAATATTGGAGTATACTAAAAAACCTTATGAACAAATCGGGTTATTGATAGGAAAATTAAGTGAAGGGGGCTTAATTGTAACAGACGCTATTCATGGAGAAGGTTTCTCAACAGATTCATGTACAGTTTTTCCACCTGAAACTTTAGCTAAAGTTATGGATGATATATTAAAGGGAAAAATTAACGGAAATATAGTTGGTTGGTATCATTCCCATATTGGATGTGGAGTTTTCATGTCTAATATAGATATTCAAACTCAATTAAAATTGCAGCAATTTTCTCCATACATAATAGCGCTAGTTGTCGATCCTATAGCTGGAGAATTTGGCGTATTTTCATATGATTATCATTATGGGTTAATCCAATTTTCTGAAGATCAAATAGAAATTTTTTAA
- the amrB gene encoding AmmeMemoRadiSam system protein B gives MKIRKPFQAGAFYAGRKEALIKEIESCFLHKLGPGKIPKVNQSGERVLTALVCPHAGYMYSGPIAAHSYYVMALDGIPDTAIIIGPNHTGLGSGVSMMSDGYWETPLGVLQVDSELAKEIYKFSNLIDLDESAHLYEHSIEVQLPFLQYLYNDKLTIVPICMMMQDLETSIDIGKAVAEASKERNVIIIASSDMTHYETAESAKRKDKFAIDAILSLDESKLESIVYTYNVSMCGYGPVAAALKASKMLNNVKAKLLAYGTSGDITGDYSSVVGYAAIAISKEKK, from the coding sequence GTGAAAATTAGAAAACCATTTCAAGCTGGAGCTTTTTATGCTGGAAGAAAAGAAGCTTTAATTAAAGAAATTGAATCTTGTTTTCTACATAAGTTAGGTCCAGGAAAAATCCCTAAAGTTAACCAATCTGGTGAAAGAGTTTTAACAGCTTTAGTTTGTCCTCATGCTGGATATATGTATTCCGGTCCTATTGCCGCGCACTCTTATTATGTTATGGCTTTAGATGGTATTCCTGATACAGCCATCATTATTGGTCCAAATCACACAGGGTTAGGAAGCGGAGTCTCAATGATGAGTGATGGATATTGGGAAACACCATTAGGAGTGCTTCAAGTAGATTCTGAATTAGCTAAGGAAATTTATAAATTCTCAAATTTAATAGATTTAGATGAATCCGCCCATCTTTATGAACATTCAATAGAAGTTCAATTACCTTTTCTTCAATATTTATACAATGATAAATTAACTATTGTGCCTATATGCATGATGATGCAAGATTTAGAAACAAGTATTGATATCGGAAAAGCTGTTGCTGAAGCTAGTAAAGAAAGAAACGTAATTATAATAGCTTCTTCAGATATGACTCACTATGAAACTGCTGAGTCCGCTAAAAGAAAAGATAAATTTGCAATAGATGCTATATTAAGCTTAGATGAATCCAAATTAGAGTCAATAGTTTATACATATAATGTTTCTATGTGTGGTTATGGACCAGTAGCTGCAGCTTTAAAAGCCTCTAAAATGTTAAATAATGTAAAAGCTAAACTTTTAGCTTATGGAACAAGCGGTGATATAACCGGAGATTACAGTAGTGTTGTAGGATACGCTGCAATAGCCATAAGTAAGGAAAAGAAATGA
- a CDS encoding 50S ribosomal protein L15e, producing the protein MVNAYTYMALAWKNKDESYVKNLMRELLVKWRREPSVVRIEKPTRLDKARKLGYKAKQGFIIVRVKVRRGGARKPRPRSGRRQKAMGVKKYTRAKSLKKIAIERAARKFPNLIPLNAYWVWEDGQRVWFEVIMVDPHHPVIKRDEKIQIKSKKN; encoded by the coding sequence ATGGTTAATGCTTATACTTACATGGCTTTAGCATGGAAAAATAAAGATGAAAGTTACGTTAAAAACTTAATGCGTGAACTTTTAGTTAAATGGAGAAGAGAACCATCAGTTGTTAGAATTGAAAAACCAACCAGGCTTGATAAAGCGAGAAAACTAGGGTATAAAGCTAAACAAGGTTTTATAATTGTTCGAGTTAAAGTTAGACGTGGTGGAGCTAGAAAACCTAGGCCTAGATCTGGAAGAAGACAAAAAGCTATGGGTGTAAAAAAGTATACAAGAGCTAAAAGTTTAAAAAAAATTGCTATAGAAAGAGCTGCAAGAAAATTTCCAAATTTAATTCCATTAAACGCTTATTGGGTTTGGGAGGATGGACAAAGAGTTTGGTTTGAAGTTATAATGGTTGACCCTCATCATCCAGTGATAAAAAGAGATGAAAAAATCCAAATTAAATCTAAAAAAAATTAA
- a CDS encoding transcription initiation factor IIB — protein sequence MDEKEEKIRKCPECGSDKLMRDYDAAEIVCLSCGCVVLDKLADSRPEWRAFDNEQKEKRTRVGAPITYAIHDKGLSTTIDLQGKNMRIDSTQEFEEAYKLRKWQRRMRISDASERNLAVALSELTKLASTLNLPKNVLETASIIYRKAIKKRIVRGRSIQSIAAAAIYLSCRKCGVLRTIDEIADATNLRKKDIGRSYRFMIKELSDFVPPLTVSNYAARFSNKLSLSGKAEAIAIKILEIAKAMKLTSGRGPTGIAAASTYIATVLLNERKTQREVAEVANVTEVTIRNRYKELLEKILIKVKL from the coding sequence ATGGATGAAAAAGAAGAGAAAATTCGTAAATGTCCAGAATGTGGAAGCGATAAATTAATGCGGGATTACGATGCTGCTGAAATTGTGTGTCTTTCATGCGGTTGTGTTGTTCTTGATAAACTTGCTGATTCTAGACCTGAATGGAGAGCTTTTGATAATGAACAAAAAGAGAAAAGAACGCGAGTTGGAGCACCAATAACTTATGCTATTCATGATAAAGGTTTGTCAACAACAATAGATTTACAAGGAAAAAATATGCGAATAGATTCAACTCAAGAATTCGAAGAAGCTTATAAATTAAGAAAGTGGCAAAGAAGGATGCGAATTTCGGATGCTTCTGAAAGAAATTTAGCTGTAGCTTTATCTGAGTTAACTAAACTAGCTTCAACTTTAAATTTACCTAAAAACGTTTTGGAAACGGCTTCAATAATATATAGGAAGGCTATTAAAAAAAGAATTGTTAGAGGAAGATCTATTCAAAGTATAGCTGCAGCAGCAATTTATTTAAGCTGCAGAAAATGCGGTGTTTTAAGAACAATAGATGAAATTGCAGATGCGACAAATTTAAGAAAGAAAGATATAGGTAGAAGTTATAGATTTATGATTAAAGAATTATCTGATTTTGTTCCACCCTTAACAGTATCAAATTATGCTGCTAGATTTTCAAATAAATTATCTTTATCTGGAAAAGCTGAAGCTATAGCGATAAAAATACTGGAAATAGCTAAAGCTATGAAGCTTACAAGCGGTAGAGGACCGACTGGAATAGCTGCAGCATCAACTTATATAGCTACAGTTCTTCTTAATGAAAGAAAAACTCAAAGAGAAGTTGCTGAAGTTGCTAATGTTACTGAAGTGACTATAAGAAATAGATATAAAGAACTCTTAGAGAAAATTCTTATTAAAGTGAAGTTATGA
- the mvk gene encoding mevalonate kinase: protein MKSFASAPAKAILFGEHFILYGCPALSMAITLYSKTFVEKRHDFTIQIYSKNLNLMKKFNENSNNEALKSIKLAVDEVLKLYNQNLGLSLIIESEIPPAAGLGSSAATAVSTIAATAELLNLNITKDKIIELAFSPEKFIHGKPSGIDHVTSTLGGIIYYEPNFGFKKLESTLNIHALIAYSGIPKTTKEQIIKVRNYLESDEKRKEKILNEFKEIIFLAVDALKNKDLEMLGNLMNKNQKLLKEIRVSNLILDKMIETAVKNGALGAKITGAGGGGSIIALVTEDTKEKVYKKLQEVSKEVYSVKIDFYGVKSGKS, encoded by the coding sequence ATGAAAAGTTTTGCTTCAGCTCCAGCTAAAGCTATACTTTTCGGTGAGCACTTCATACTTTATGGTTGTCCAGCACTATCTATGGCTATAACTCTTTACTCTAAAACTTTTGTTGAAAAAAGACATGACTTTACCATTCAAATCTATTCTAAAAACCTAAATCTTATGAAAAAATTTAATGAAAACTCAAATAATGAAGCTCTTAAATCTATAAAACTTGCTGTAGATGAAGTTTTAAAATTGTATAATCAAAACTTAGGGTTAAGTTTAATTATTGAATCTGAAATTCCTCCAGCTGCAGGATTAGGATCATCAGCTGCAACAGCAGTATCAACAATAGCTGCAACAGCTGAATTACTTAATTTAAACATTACAAAAGATAAAATTATTGAGTTAGCTTTTTCACCTGAAAAATTCATTCATGGAAAACCCTCAGGAATTGATCACGTTACATCAACACTTGGTGGAATAATCTATTACGAACCAAACTTTGGATTCAAAAAACTTGAGAGTACTCTTAACATTCATGCTTTAATAGCTTATAGTGGTATCCCTAAAACAACTAAAGAACAAATAATTAAAGTTAGAAATTATTTAGAAAGTGATGAAAAAAGAAAAGAAAAAATTTTAAATGAATTTAAGGAAATAATTTTTTTGGCTGTTGATGCCTTAAAAAACAAAGATTTAGAGATGCTTGGAAATTTAATGAATAAAAATCAAAAACTACTTAAAGAAATAAGAGTTTCAAATTTAATTTTAGATAAAATGATTGAAACAGCTGTTAAAAATGGTGCTTTAGGCGCTAAAATAACTGGTGCTGGAGGTGGAGGATCCATAATTGCATTAGTAACAGAGGATACTAAAGAAAAAGTTTATAAAAAGCTTCAAGAAGTTTCAAAAGAAGTTTACTCTGTGAAAATTGATTTTTATGGAGTTAAAAGCGGGAAATCTTAA
- a CDS encoding deoxyhypusine synthase: MREIVKDFKIDRKITINELIKQMMASGGFTAKKLASSIEIIEKMIKDENSLNFLSFPACIVATGTRGIIKDMVKKGWFKVLITTCGTLDHDLARCWKNYYHGSFELDDKKLHKAKINRIGNILAPNESYGLIIEEKMIQFLNEIYSNDMKELSTYELCWELGKRIKSEDSILYWCWRNNIYMIVPGITDGAVGYQIWQFSQNHEFKINVLKDEQLLNDLIWEAKKAGALIIGGGISKHHVIWWAQFIKGLSYAVYITTAVEYDGSLSGARTHEAISWGKIKENAKHITVEGDATVYLPIIYAALIERL; encoded by the coding sequence ATGAGGGAGATTGTTAAAGATTTTAAGATTGATAGAAAAATTACTATAAATGAATTAATTAAACAAATGATGGCTAGTGGAGGATTTACAGCTAAAAAACTAGCTTCAAGTATAGAAATAATTGAAAAAATGATTAAAGATGAGAATTCATTAAATTTTCTTTCTTTCCCAGCTTGTATAGTAGCTACTGGTACTAGAGGTATAATTAAGGATATGGTTAAGAAAGGATGGTTTAAAGTCTTGATAACCACATGTGGAACTTTAGATCATGATTTAGCTAGATGTTGGAAAAATTATTATCATGGAAGCTTTGAATTAGATGATAAAAAACTTCATAAAGCAAAAATTAATAGAATAGGAAATATTTTAGCGCCAAATGAATCTTACGGTTTAATTATAGAAGAGAAAATGATTCAATTTCTAAATGAAATTTACTCTAACGATATGAAGGAGTTATCCACTTATGAGTTATGTTGGGAGCTAGGTAAAAGAATTAAAAGTGAAGATTCGATTTTATATTGGTGCTGGCGAAACAATATTTATATGATTGTTCCAGGAATTACAGATGGGGCAGTAGGTTACCAAATTTGGCAGTTTTCCCAAAATCATGAATTTAAAATTAATGTATTAAAAGATGAGCAGCTCTTAAATGATTTAATATGGGAAGCTAAAAAAGCTGGAGCTTTAATAATTGGTGGGGGAATTTCTAAACACCATGTAATTTGGTGGGCTCAATTCATTAAAGGTTTAAGCTACGCAGTTTATATAACTACAGCAGTTGAGTATGATGGAAGCTTATCAGGCGCTAGAACTCATGAAGCAATTTCCTGGGGAAAAATAAAAGAAAACGCTAAGCATATAACTGTAGAAGGTGATGCCACAGTTTATTTGCCCATAATTTATGCAGCTTTAATTGAAAGGTTATAA
- a CDS encoding radical SAM protein has product MFYDPLKLAEKIEKIVVHGKLRKYYRVARSGRWYGGIATADCCGCCLKCVFCWSGVPRDNPEKVGNFYSPEQVFIKLKECAEKHAYKLLRISGNEPTIGKTHLFELLELIEQTKYKFILESNGILIDLKYAKQLSKFKCVHVRISLKGTNSKEFSLLTNALPEAFNLQLNALKNLLDEGVSCHPAIMLSFSSKENLLNLKNTLKEIDEKLILEIEEEYVILYPHVIKRLRNAGIKPLIAYKPGNLPGELI; this is encoded by the coding sequence ATGTTTTACGATCCTTTAAAACTTGCAGAGAAAATTGAAAAAATAGTAGTACATGGAAAATTAAGAAAATATTATCGAGTCGCCAGAAGTGGAAGGTGGTACGGTGGAATTGCAACAGCAGATTGTTGCGGTTGCTGTTTAAAATGCGTTTTTTGTTGGAGTGGAGTACCTAGAGATAATCCTGAAAAAGTTGGAAATTTTTATTCACCAGAACAAGTTTTTATTAAACTTAAAGAATGCGCTGAAAAACATGCTTACAAACTATTAAGAATTAGTGGAAATGAACCTACAATAGGTAAAACACACCTTTTTGAGCTTCTTGAATTAATTGAACAAACTAAATATAAATTTATATTAGAATCAAATGGAATTTTAATAGACCTTAAATATGCTAAGCAACTTTCTAAATTTAAATGTGTTCACGTTAGAATCTCTCTTAAAGGAACAAACTCTAAAGAATTTTCTCTTTTAACAAATGCTTTACCTGAAGCTTTTAATTTACAATTAAATGCTTTAAAAAACCTTTTAGATGAGGGGGTTTCTTGTCATCCTGCTATTATGCTTTCTTTTAGTTCAAAAGAAAATCTTTTAAATTTAAAAAATACTCTAAAAGAGATAGATGAAAAATTAATCTTAGAAATTGAGGAGGAATACGTTATTCTTTATCCTCATGTTATTAAAAGATTAAGAAATGCGGGAATTAAACCGTTAATCGCGTATAAACCAGGTAATTTACCTGGAGAATTAATTTAA